The following coding sequences are from one bacterium window:
- the trmD gene encoding tRNA (guanosine(37)-N1)-methyltransferase TrmD, which produces MRIDIITIFPEIFTPLDVSIVKRAKKGKIVEIKIWNLRDFSKDKHKKVDDKAYGGGKGMVLKCDIIYDAVEKIKEENREGKVILTSPTGILYNQQIAKKLSEEKGLVIICGHYEGVDERVSKICDYEISIGDYILTGGELPAMVIVDSVVRLLKGVLPEDAPRYDSFYNYIFDWPCYTRPENFRGMKVPEVLISGNHKEIERWRRKMAIERTKEKRPDLYEKYIKQGGKDDIEKS; this is translated from the coding sequence ATGCGAATTGACATAATCACCATTTTCCCTGAAATATTTACTCCTTTAGATGTAAGTATTGTAAAAAGGGCAAAAAAGGGAAAAATTGTAGAGATAAAAATATGGAATCTGAGAGATTTTTCAAAGGATAAACATAAAAAAGTGGATGATAAAGCATATGGTGGAGGAAAAGGGATGGTATTAAAATGTGATATAATTTATGATGCGGTTGAAAAAATTAAAGAAGAAAATAGAGAGGGAAAGGTTATTTTAACAAGTCCAACAGGTATTCTTTATAATCAACAGATTGCAAAAAAATTGAGTGAAGAAAAGGGACTTGTTATAATCTGTGGACATTATGAAGGAGTTGATGAAAGGGTAAGTAAAATCTGTGATTATGAAATTTCAATAGGTGATTATATTCTTACAGGTGGAGAACTTCCTGCGATGGTAATAGTTGATAGTGTTGTTCGTCTTTTAAAAGGAGTTTTACCAGAAGATGCACCCCGTTATGATAGTTTTTACAATTATATTTTTGACTGGCCATGCTATACAAGACCTGAAAATTTTAGAGGGATGAAAGTACCTGAAGTTTTAATTTCTGGAAACCATAAAGAAATAGAAAGATGGAGAAGAAAAATGGCAATTGAAAGAACAAAGGAAAAAAGACCTGACCTTTATGAAAAATATATAAAACAGGGAGGAAAAGATGACATTGAAAAAAGTTGA
- the rplS gene encoding 50S ribosomal protein L19, with protein MTLKKVEEIEEKLKPSKEIPEFWPGDEIAVHIKIKEGEKERIQIFTGTCIGRKGKGIRESFTVRKISYGEGVERIFPLYSPNIVKIEVLKTRERNRLAPRAKMYYLRNKNK; from the coding sequence ATGACATTGAAAAAAGTTGAAGAAATTGAAGAGAAATTGAAACCAAGTAAAGAAATTCCTGAATTCTGGCCTGGAGACGAAATAGCGGTTCATATAAAAATAAAAGAAGGAGAAAAAGAAAGAATTCAGATTTTTACAGGAACGTGTATTGGAAGAAAAGGGAAGGGAATAAGGGAATCTTTTACAGTAAGAAAAATTTCTTATGGAGAAGGAGTTGAAAGAATTTTTCCATTATATTCTCCTAATATTGTAAAGATTGAAGTTTTAAAAACAAGAGAAAGAAATCGTCTTGCACCAAGAGCAAAAATGTATTACTTAAGAAATAAAAATAAATGA
- a CDS encoding PAS domain S-box protein — MERNKELEKYKIIWNNIPCIIFILDEKRNILEANEKIKELDYEIEDLIGKNLYDIPSFISKDSLNKLFEKKGEIIKLDVFSGKKEKKIVNAQLIELEEETARYLIIIHDITEEEQIKTKLYEDEELLKEWFNLAEKSVAGIYIYDEDFNFLYVNPSFCNITGYTEEEIIGKKKSYELVHPDDVNLSKEMAEKRFKGEIEIASFNIRFKRPDGKIRQCFAIGRVGRYKGKKVITGTLIDITDRVNLENKLKEEHALLEKTLDGTIHAISKIVEIKDPYTAGHQINVAKLSEEISKEIGFNKEKIKEIIYASLLHDIGKISVPTEILVLPRKLTPIEFSIIKTHPIVAYNILKVIPNFENLAEIVLQHHERLDGTGYPRGIKGEKILKEARIIAVSDVVEAMINHRPYRPALSLEEALEEIDNNKGIKYDEEIVDVVIYLFKKKNFSFI; from the coding sequence ATGGAGAGAAATAAAGAACTTGAAAAATACAAAATAATCTGGAATAACATTCCTTGTATTATTTTTATACTTGACGAAAAAAGAAATATCCTTGAAGCAAATGAGAAAATAAAGGAACTTGATTATGAGATTGAAGATTTAATTGGAAAAAATCTTTATGACATTCCCTCTTTTATTTCAAAAGATTCTCTAAATAAATTATTTGAAAAAAAAGGGGAAATTATAAAACTTGATGTCTTTTCTGGAAAAAAAGAGAAAAAAATAGTTAATGCACAGTTAATAGAATTAGAAGAAGAAACAGCAAGGTATTTAATCATAATCCATGATATAACAGAGGAAGAACAGATAAAAACAAAATTATATGAAGACGAAGAATTGCTTAAAGAGTGGTTTAATCTTGCTGAAAAAAGTGTTGCTGGAATTTATATTTATGATGAGGATTTCAATTTTTTATATGTTAATCCTTCCTTCTGTAATATTACGGGTTACACTGAAGAAGAAATAATAGGGAAAAAGAAATCATATGAACTTGTGCATCCAGATGATGTTAATTTATCAAAAGAAATGGCAGAAAAGAGATTTAAAGGAGAAATTGAAATAGCAAGTTTTAATATAAGATTTAAAAGACCAGATGGAAAGATAAGACAATGTTTTGCAATTGGAAGAGTTGGAAGATACAAGGGGAAAAAAGTTATAACCGGAACTTTAATTGATATTACAGATAGGGTAAATCTTGAAAACAAATTAAAAGAAGAACATGCATTACTTGAAAAAACATTAGATGGAACAATTCATGCAATATCAAAAATAGTTGAAATTAAAGACCCTTATACAGCAGGTCATCAAATAAATGTTGCAAAATTATCTGAAGAAATATCAAAAGAAATTGGATTTAATAAAGAAAAAATTAAAGAAATTATATATGCATCATTACTGCACGACATCGGTAAAATTTCTGTTCCAACTGAAATCCTTGTCCTTCCAAGAAAATTAACACCAATTGAATTTTCTATAATAAAGACACATCCTATTGTTGCTTATAATATACTGAAAGTAATACCGAATTTTGAAAATCTTGCTGAAATAGTTTTACAGCACCATGAACGACTTGATGGAACTGGTTATCCAAGAGGAATTAAAGGAGAAAAAATTTTAAAAGAAGCCAGAATAATTGCTGTAAGTGATGTTGTTGAAGCAATGATTAATCATAGACCTTATAGACCTGCTTTAAGTTTAGAAGAAGCACTTGAAGAAATAGACAATAATAAAGGTATAAAGTATGATGAAGAAATTGTAGATGTAGTTATTTACTTATTTAAAAAGAAAAATTTTAGTTTTATTTAG
- a CDS encoding YraN family protein, producing MRNIEFGKLGEEKAVEFLRKKGYRIIEKNYRTKIGEIDLIAKRRKEIIFIEVKTRSSDNFGLPQEAVNERKLKKIEQVAQIYLNSKKINLPFRFEVLSIMKSGNDFKFEIIPV from the coding sequence ATGAGGAATATTGAGTTCGGGAAACTTGGAGAGGAGAAAGCAGTTGAGTTTTTAAGGAAGAAAGGATACAGAATAATTGAGAAAAATTACAGGACAAAAATAGGAGAAATTGACTTAATTGCAAAGAGAAGAAAAGAAATTATTTTTATAGAAGTTAAAACAAGAAGTTCTGATAATTTTGGACTACCTCAGGAAGCAGTTAATGAAAGAAAATTGAAAAAGATTGAACAGGTTGCCCAAATTTATCTGAATTCAAAAAAGATTAATCTTCCATTTAGATTTGAAGTTTTAAGTATTATGAAAAGTGGAAATGATTTTAAGTTTGAAATTATACCTGTCTAA
- a CDS encoding Gfo/Idh/MocA family oxidoreductase has product MIKLGIIGLGKFGTNILNTYSQLEKSGICKLNAICDINEKVLESQVKKFNVKGYPDYREMFEKEELDGVAIATPDPFHKEPTLYAANKKIHVFVEKPLDVTVEGCNEMIEECRKNNVLLQVDFHKRFDPFHQTIKKDIDEGKIGKVEYGSVHMEDKIVVPRDWFPNWAPKSSPVWFLGVHFFDLMRWFLKSNGKNVYAKGIKNKLKSLGIDTFDAVVATVEFENGAVISFELSWILPENFESIVNQGFKLVGEKGVIECDSQDRGTRVCYQENGVMTYNPVFINEVKKMGHTFYSGYGIESIADFVYNIIHIKNGYKIEDLKRENSITAFGEDGLEVTKIALAVHKSIETQKEEKV; this is encoded by the coding sequence AAAATCTGGAATATGTAAACTTAATGCAATTTGTGATATAAATGAAAAGGTTCTTGAAAGTCAGGTAAAAAAATTTAATGTAAAGGGTTATCCAGATTACAGAGAAATGTTTGAGAAAGAAGAACTTGATGGTGTTGCAATTGCTACTCCTGACCCTTTTCATAAAGAACCAACTTTATATGCTGCAAATAAAAAAATTCATGTATTTGTTGAAAAGCCACTTGATGTGACTGTTGAGGGATGTAATGAAATGATAGAGGAATGCAGGAAAAATAATGTTTTACTTCAGGTTGATTTTCATAAAAGGTTTGACCCATTTCATCAGACAATTAAGAAGGATATAGATGAGGGAAAGATTGGAAAAGTTGAATACGGTTCTGTTCATATGGAGGATAAAATTGTTGTGCCAAGGGACTGGTTTCCTAACTGGGCTCCTAAAAGTTCTCCTGTCTGGTTTCTTGGTGTACATTTTTTTGATTTAATGAGATGGTTTTTGAAAAGTAATGGTAAAAATGTTTATGCCAAGGGAATAAAAAATAAATTAAAATCACTTGGAATAGATACTTTTGATGCAGTTGTTGCAACTGTTGAATTTGAAAATGGTGCAGTTATATCTTTTGAACTTTCATGGATTTTACCTGAAAATTTTGAGAGTATTGTTAATCAAGGATTTAAACTTGTTGGAGAAAAAGGAGTTATAGAATGCGACAGTCAGGATAGGGGTACAAGAGTTTGTTATCAGGAAAATGGAGTTATGACCTATAATCCTGTTTTTATTAATGAGGTGAAAAAAATGGGGCATACCTTTTATTCTGGATATGGTATTGAAAGTATTGCGGATTTCGTTTATAATATAATTCACATAAAAAATGGGTATAAGATTGAAGATTTGAAAAGGGAAAATTCAATAACTGCTTTTGGAGAAGATGGTTTAGAAGTAACAAAAATTGCTCTTGCAGTTCATAAAAGCATAGAGACACAGAAAGAGGAAAAAGTATAA
- a CDS encoding aspartate kinase encodes MALIVQKYGGSSVADIEKIKFVAKKVVETKRKGNKVVVVVSAMGKTTDNLISLAKQIMPNPPEKELDLLLSTGEIVSVALLCMAIESYGEQAEGFPGYFAGIKTDTLHTKARIQKIEPSKIIEELNKDKIVVVAGFQGISSENSITTLGRGGSDLTAIAISGAIKADICEIYTDVEGVYTADPNRVENAKLISVISYDELLEMASSGAKVMQSRAVEFAKKYKVPFYVKSTFKNTEGTMVKEMELKEGAVVSSVSIDENQAKISIFKVPDKPGIAGKIFSALGEAGINVDVIVQNVGRDNSADISFTVNINDMEKAKNIVEKIGKEIGAEKVITDSDICKVSIIGIGMMNQPGVAGKMFNCLAKSGINIEMISTSEIKISCVIRKKDGQKALTQLHKEFIENK; translated from the coding sequence ATGGCTTTAATTGTTCAAAAATATGGTGGGAGTTCAGTGGCAGATATTGAAAAAATTAAATTTGTTGCAAAAAAAGTGGTTGAGACAAAGAGAAAGGGTAATAAAGTAGTGGTTGTTGTTTCTGCCATGGGAAAAACAACAGATAATTTAATATCACTTGCAAAACAGATTATGCCAAATCCACCTGAAAAAGAACTTGATTTGCTTTTATCCACAGGAGAAATTGTATCTGTTGCTCTTTTATGTATGGCTATTGAAAGTTATGGAGAACAGGCAGAAGGTTTTCCAGGATATTTTGCAGGAATTAAAACAGATACATTACATACAAAAGCAAGAATTCAGAAAATAGAACCATCAAAAATTATTGAAGAACTTAATAAAGATAAAATTGTTGTAGTGGCTGGTTTTCAGGGCATAAGTTCAGAAAATTCAATTACAACTCTTGGAAGGGGAGGGTCTGACCTTACTGCAATAGCAATAAGTGGAGCAATAAAGGCGGATATATGTGAAATTTACACAGATGTTGAAGGTGTTTATACTGCTGACCCTAATAGAGTTGAAAATGCAAAATTGATATCTGTTATTTCCTATGATGAGTTACTTGAAATGGCAAGCAGTGGAGCAAAAGTTATGCAGTCAAGAGCGGTTGAATTTGCAAAAAAATATAAAGTACCTTTTTATGTCAAATCCACATTTAAAAATACGGAGGGTACAATGGTAAAGGAAATGGAATTAAAAGAGGGTGCAGTTGTTTCTTCTGTTTCAATAGATGAAAATCAGGCAAAAATTTCAATTTTTAAAGTTCCTGATAAACCGGGAATAGCAGGAAAAATATTTTCAGCACTTGGAGAGGCAGGAATAAATGTTGATGTTATTGTTCAGAATGTTGGAAGGGATAATTCTGCAGATATTTCTTTTACTGTAAACATAAATGATATGGAAAAAGCAAAAAATATTGTTGAAAAAATTGGTAAAGAGATAGGTGCTGAAAAAGTTATTACTGATTCAGATATTTGTAAGGTTTCAATTATAGGTATAGGGATGATGAACCAGCCGGGTGTCGCAGGAAAAATGTTTAACTGTCTTGCAAAATCAGGAATAAATATAGAAATGATAAGTACTTCTGAAATAAAAATATCCTGCGTAATAAGAAAAAAGGATGGACAGAAAGCACTGACTCAACTTCATAAAGAATTTATTGAAAATAAATAA
- the rpsP gene encoding 30S ribosomal protein S16, translated as MATKIRLVRKGKRNRPFFRVVAVSDEKDGRGDVLEILGYYDPLPDPVIFEVKEDRVKYWLNTGAKPSKTVESFLKKKGII; from the coding sequence ATGGCAACAAAAATAAGATTGGTGAGAAAAGGAAAGAGGAATAGACCTTTTTTTAGAGTTGTGGCTGTAAGTGATGAAAAAGATGGAAGAGGAGATGTTCTTGAAATTTTAGGATACTATGACCCTCTACCTGACCCTGTAATTTTTGAGGTAAAAGAAGACAGGGTTAAATACTGGTTGAACACAGGAGCAAAACCGAGTAAGACAGTTGAATCATTTTTAAAGAAAAAAGGAATTATATAA